In the genome of Monomorium pharaonis isolate MP-MQ-018 unplaced genomic scaffold, ASM1337386v2 scaffold_410, whole genome shotgun sequence, the window AGTTAAAGccaaacttaaataattatgtacattacTGATATCAATCACCCACACACATAATCTTCTAGCTAACCTACCTATCTACCTCTCTTTGACAAGGTTTGCACCGATTCACGCAATTAACAGATACAATATTCGCATTGCACGCAGCTTAACAATTTAGCTGCGTTCTGTTTCACGTATGATGCACATAATACGTGAAACTGAACGCAGCCCTTGACATTACACGCTTAAACGCTTACAGCTTACACTCGTATGCGGGGTCTACAAtggcagcaggagtaatggagtaaggAGTAAGAGTGTATATTGACCAATTAAAACCGGGAGTAAACGAAATGGGCAAATCtgatttcatatttcttacttcttactcctactccatACCCTGCTGCCATTGTAGACCACGCAGTGTATAGTTATGAGAAGAACTGCCAACGATCCTGAACGCTTTcgatgacaaaattttaaaattgaccTGAAAACTGCCATATCTTGAAAACTGccctttttcaataaaatgacCTCAAACTGCCCTttcatatacatgtatatatacatacaatgtacataatatttttcgacataatcataattacgagtatttataatacgcattaaaacgcaataaataatttatttattattatatgcgtattatatttatctcatATAagtcatattatatatatctatgcagacaaatatatatgtatatgtaaatttgcGTAGCTACTGCAATAATAATGATCAcacagatataattaaatataatatattatatatattatatatattatataatttatatatataagagtaaaaataagtaaacacATTAATATAACTATACATAACATGAGgggatataatttaaaaagaataactttattattattattaaaaaactatcaATACAAACTGCTATACTTATTgtgaatacaatataattgtatcacaataaattgttatcaataatataaatatgctcACTGGGGTCCACTTCTGCAATAAATACATAAGGTTTGGCATATAAAGTAAGTCAAATTTGACACAAAACAGTCATCATATATTGATGgatgataaatatatactataaaaatctgtggtatttttattaattattttgatagctttgtaaaaatttgattgtggAAGAGATTGACGATAATGTTGCATGTGGATGTTTTTGTTATGACCTAGATAATTTGCTAATACTGTCACATCAGGATCTGATAGATTTAATGTAATGCATCTTGTTGCGATATGCTTACGAAGCTTTGTATCTCTTAATCTAAGAGGCATACTTGCTCCACACTATAGAATATGTGCGTAATAAAATCACAAGCTCTTATGTATCTAAAGCCTttggcacacgatacgatttttcaggctagatcgcatacgagaTCGTATTACATGTCCTGATTGGCTCAAATGATTATACTACCTATCAATTGTAACCCAATGTAAGACGCCTCGTATGCtgatgaaaaatcgtatcatGTGCCGAAGGCTTAATCTCTTCATCATATCTGGTAAAGCGAAGATGTATGAGTGTCCGTCAGGTATTTTTGCTTCTTTACGGTAATGTAAAGCAATCTATATAATGTTTCATTGCGATACAAAAGAACAGTGTACAGGTCTCCTCATTTTtctctaataacaaatattatttattaatttttacactcacatttaatttttaaataaatatgtaattgttaaatttcagATAGCTAGATATCTTACATATTTCAGTGTAATGCATCTTGTTGCAATATGCTTACGAAGCTTTGTACCTCTTAATCTAAGAGGCATACTTGCTCCACACGCTACAGAATATGTGCGTAATAAATCACAAGCTCTTATATATCTAAACCTCTTTTATCGTAACCTGGTAAAGCGAAGATGTATGGTTTGCGTCGGTATTTTTGCTTCTTTACGGTAATGTAAGAGCAAATCTATACAACTTTTCATTTCGGAATCCAAAAGAACAGGTACAGGTCTTCCTAATTTTCCTCTAATAACAAATCTTACATATTTCATAGCtatctaaaattaacaattacatatttattttaaaaattaatgtgaaattaagtataatatgAATAGTCTAAATATTTCCATGTGTAATGTTTCAATAgtgtcatatttattttattcctttttacttttttgtataaatgtatatatataattatttataactgcaaattctaattaacattcatattaatacatttaaactatttagatttaattaatatttaaaacgttaGATTCTTTTATgcgcatttatttattattcatcatcataaaaattagaataaagaaactaaaaaatttaattaatagagcgtataagttagaaaaaatatggatacataatagattaaataaatgaacaaaaaatataaataaggtataatataactttaaaagttTAACTTCACGATAATTTCCATAtaacttttgtaattaatatctatatataaattttttaatttttatagtttttttatgttataacaCATAAGGAAAACTAAGCCAGAATGGATACGGGGCTAAAATTGGAATAGTACTATTACTTTCATTGCATGGTGCCGCAACCGTGAAAATTAGTGAAGTGCTTCAACAGTCGTGATAAGATTGAGGGCCACTTTCTTGATTGTAACAAGTTTTCTGCAGGTTGTGGCACCGTGGCAATGAAATAATAGTACCGTCTCATTTATCCCACTATCCCATTCTGCCCCAAGTTTCCGTTAAACGATTACACATAGAAGCATTGCAAACTTACTTTTTGAGCTTCAGGTGATAAAGATTCGTATAAATCTGGATTTGTTTGTTCATTTATACCTTCTTGGTGCTTATAATCATCGATAAAAATGCGTTCAATTTCTCCGGCTCTTCGtctataaatacttgaaccgAAATTAGAGTAAATTGTGCCAGTTGCCGCCAGTTATCATAAGTAAATGTGTCACTGAGACGTTGAAATGCCAAACGCCTATtagtttgtaaaaattgtgcaataattttatatcttctaaCGGAGGGTAATTCTTGTAATTGATAGCGCTTAGCTTGTAATATGCTTTCTTCAACAGTTTTATTGACAGATACGCCAAAATCTTCTTGTAGCaactttaaaaagttttctatgtctactttttttgaaatttattctgTTTTATGCATTCAGCAATAGCAAGATTTcctatttgttttataagaGTGCCAATTCTTGATGCAACGGAAGGAGCTGCATAAACTTTTGTACTTGTGTTATAACCTGCTACTTGATTCACAGCTGTAATACAGTCATCATATATTGATGGAtgataaatactaaaaaaatctgtgacatttttattaatttttttgatggCTTTTAAAAATCGCCCTAATAATCGCAAACGAGCTCTAATCATATCTTGTTGGTGTTGATGTTTATACTTTATACACAACTTGTTACCGTAAGTAATCAACAATTCATCGTATCTTATCAATCTGATAATGTCATCTTCTCTTAATATCGGAAATACAACGTTTCTTAAAATAGAGTTCGCACTTTCATGAATTCTTCCTTGAACTTTTCTTCCCAGTACTTTCACAGTTCTGCCAACAATTTTCTTTGTACACTGTTTAAAATGATGACGTATATTATTCTTAGTAAAAAAGCCTTTACAGCCAGCACAACATATAAAATCATGTGCagctttttttcttgattctgTTGGTCTTCTACAAACTATGAGTTCTCCCTTATTATATGTGGGATctgtattgtataaataattgccTCTTCGTCTTAAAAGTCCGATAATCTTTTGTCTTTCTTTATTACCTAACATAAAACAACAAAGAGACAAacaacattacaaaaaataaataaagaaatttaattaaaataatataataaaagtactggatattaaatattgtcatttttattttattttattaacttttacttttactttaacacaaaactaaaattagtattcaatgtaaaattttcaatagataATTCTGGCTGATTAAACATATCTTgatgtaaattacattttaatagcaTGTCGTTTGAGAAAgattcattatatataaataataatattgaaatatttctatacctTTTGGTAGTCCAGTAAACTTTTTTACCTCCTCTTCATTTTTATGAACACGTTCTAAATGTCTACTTATTTTTGCCtgcatttttttgcaataaaaacaaaaatttttcttttcttgacCTTTAGGTTTTGAACATTCGACATGTAAATTAGCATCATCACAAATTTGTTGTCTAGACGCATTTAATGATGTTTCTAAACTACTATTTGTAGTGTTAGTAGATTGTATTGAACAATGTTGAGCATCATCTTCTACCTCAGAATTTTCTGAATCAGTACTGTAATGATAATCAGGATCTTTATCACTGTAGCAATCGCTACAATCAGAATTATTTAAGTTCGATATGTCATTAACctgttttaaattgttattagattcttttattaattttgccaCATCAATATCATTCATCGCTTTTTCATGATTTGCttcatttctgttattttcaatttccaTAGAATTATCCACATTGCAGGATTGATTGAGATTCTTAGATACATTATTTTCATCTTCATTAGAAtagtttaacatattattcGGAGATATCCCTAAATCATTCAattcatcaaataaaatagttactgtttgatcaaaattagtatttaatgtaaaattatcaatagaTGTTTCTGATGGATTTAATATATCCTGATGTAGATTACATTCTGATAGTATGTCGTTTGAGACAGATTCATTTTGTAGCTCTGTATTAACGTTCTGTATAACTGGCACATATAGATTGCATTCTGATAGCATGTTGTTTGAGGCAGATTCATTTTCTAACTCCGTACT includes:
- the LOC118648379 gene encoding uncharacterized protein LOC118648379 yields the protein IENFLKLLQEDFGVSVNKTVEESILQAKRYQLQELPSVRRYKIIAQFLQTNRRLAFQRLSDTFTYDNWRQLAQFTLISVQVFIDEEPEKLNAFLSMIISTKKV
- the LOC118648376 gene encoding GATA zinc finger domain-containing protein 14-like, translated to MYSNLEVLNTIATNLNLNVPVVQLNAGPDLQNKFTANNMPLECNLHVQVAQNSSTELQNESTSNNMLPECYLHVPIVHNSSIEIQNNSTSNDVISEGNLHVQVTQNSSTELQNESTSNMLPECHLHVPIVHNSSMEIQNNSTSNDVISECNLHIQVIQNSSMEIQNDPTSNEVLSKGNVHVPVVQNASKELPNDSILNDMLSECNIHVPVIQNASTELQNDSTSNDMLSECNIYVPVLQNASLDLENEFTSNDMLSECSLNVSTIRNVSTELENESASNNMLSECNLYVPVIQNVNTELQNESVSNDILSECNLHQDILNPSETSIDNFTLNTNFDQTVTILFDELNDLGISPNNMLNYSNEDENNVSKNLNQSCNVDNSMEIENNRNEANHEKAMNDIDVAKLIKESNNNLKQVNDISNLNNSDCSDCYSDKDPDYHYSTDSENSEVEDDAQHCSIQSTNTTNSSLETSLNASRQQICDDANLHVECSKPKGQEKKNFCFYCKKMQAKISRHLERVHKNEEEVKKFTGLPKGNKERQKIIGLLRRRGNYLYNTDPTYNKGELIVCRRPTESRKKAAHDFICCAGCKGFFTKNNIRHHFKQCTKKIVGRTVKVLGRKVQGRIHESANSILRNVVFPILREDDIIRLIRYDELLITYGNKLCIKYKHQHQQDMIRARLRLLGRFLKAIKKINKNVTDFFSIYHPSIYDDCITAVNQVAGYNTSTKVYAAPSVASRIGTLIKQIGNLAIAECIKQNKFQKK